The Thermus brockianus genome window below encodes:
- a CDS encoding translation initiation factor 2 gives MKKVLALVVALGLSLAQSLVVQVQGSLESVEARVLEALKGVGLEPDRVLNLGEQVRQVTGPGFPDYRLVVLKPEQGSLEAVSKNPMAAIVLPPTVYIIGEGDKYLVGTFDGRLLFSMLGVYGGQVERLTWRLEAALGRLGLVRKVSPAMMPDPGSGMMPALLYRVRGAKVEDVVLMVETELTSAGLNLLPNVKVGPVTVIMPCKSEWARIMFLTQPAGGFAAPCRFFAMQMGPDVLVGAIEPMLMTIMPGVMGSPAVTMLQEARQVMTGILEAVGGEPYRPGQ, from the coding sequence ATGAAAAAGGTATTGGCACTGGTGGTGGCGTTGGGCCTCTCCTTGGCCCAGTCCTTGGTGGTGCAGGTTCAGGGCAGCTTGGAAAGCGTGGAAGCCCGGGTGCTGGAGGCCCTGAAGGGGGTGGGCCTGGAGCCCGACCGGGTCTTGAACCTGGGGGAGCAGGTGCGCCAGGTCACGGGCCCGGGCTTCCCGGACTACCGCCTGGTGGTTCTGAAGCCGGAGCAGGGGAGCCTGGAGGCGGTGAGCAAGAACCCCATGGCGGCCATCGTCCTGCCCCCCACGGTCTACATCATCGGGGAAGGGGATAAGTACCTGGTGGGCACCTTTGACGGAAGGCTCCTATTCAGCATGCTCGGGGTCTACGGGGGCCAGGTGGAACGGCTCACCTGGCGCCTCGAGGCGGCCTTGGGCCGGCTCGGCCTGGTGCGCAAGGTCTCGCCGGCCATGATGCCGGACCCCGGTAGCGGCATGATGCCCGCCCTCCTTTACCGGGTGCGGGGGGCCAAGGTGGAGGACGTGGTCCTCATGGTGGAGACCGAACTCACCTCCGCCGGCCTCAACCTCTTGCCCAACGTGAAGGTAGGCCCGGTGACCGTGATCATGCCCTGCAAGAGCGAGTGGGCCCGGATCATGTTCCTCACCCAGCCCGCCGGCGGTTTCGCCGCCCCTTGCCGCTTCTTCGCCATGCAGATGGGCCCTGATGTGCTGGTGGGGGCCATTGAGCCCATGCTCATGACCATCATGCCCGGGGTCATGGGCTCGCCAGCGGTTACAATGCTCCAAGAGGCCAGGCAGGTGATGACGGGCATCCTGGAAGCCGTGGGCGGGGAGCCCTACCGCCCTGGCCAATAG
- a CDS encoding rhodanese-like domain-containing protein produces MRRRHLFALLPLFLLQARGEGEDWVRAFGAFLKGVPPASYLVYPTEAKDLLLFEPFILDVRTAEERKRGYIPGSVHIYAGEVPDRLAELPKDKEALILVYCNSGSVSAVVAAFLQALGYKNAKNIAHGFKGWLDAGLEVEGGT; encoded by the coding sequence ATGCGCCGCCGCCACCTCTTTGCCCTTTTGCCCCTTTTCCTCCTCCAGGCCCGGGGGGAAGGGGAGGACTGGGTGAGGGCCTTTGGGGCCTTTCTGAAAGGCGTGCCCCCGGCGAGCTACCTGGTCTACCCCACCGAGGCCAAGGACCTCCTCCTCTTTGAGCCCTTCATCCTGGACGTGCGCACGGCGGAGGAGCGGAAAAGGGGGTATATCCCGGGCTCCGTGCACATCTACGCCGGCGAGGTGCCGGACCGCTTGGCGGAGCTCCCCAAGGACAAGGAGGCCCTCATCCTCGTTTACTGCAACTCGGGGAGCGTTTCTGCGGTGGTGGCGGCCTTTTTGCAAGCTCTTGGCTACAAAAACGCTAAGAATATCGCCCACGGGTTCAAGGGCTGGCTGGACGCCGGCCTGGAAGTGGAGGGAGGAACATGA
- the soxA gene encoding sulfur oxidation c-type cytochrome SoxA: protein MRRKRLLLLGLAALGVLGGFWAYTQGQKPLDPFEEAMRQRQMYLETFGVLPGELFVEEGKELFFRKGPSGKTLEACDFGKGPGVLEGVYAILPKYFPDTKRVEDLETRVYTCMQRVQGFKPEEIKRDEVKAITAYIASFSSKAKIQVVPKHPVELAMYNLGRELWYQRAGARDMSCAVCHDQYAGRRVRLSPVRSPKEGLGNEWPAYRFEADKLYTMEDRIAFCYESIAIPAPEFYSEPYIALTLYMLAEATKAGHSFEELPFFTR, encoded by the coding sequence GTGCGGAGGAAACGACTTCTCCTTCTGGGTCTTGCGGCCTTGGGCGTCCTTGGAGGGTTTTGGGCCTACACCCAAGGGCAGAAGCCCCTGGACCCCTTTGAGGAGGCCATGCGCCAGCGGCAGATGTACCTGGAAACCTTCGGGGTCCTGCCGGGGGAGCTTTTCGTGGAGGAGGGCAAGGAGCTCTTCTTCCGTAAAGGCCCAAGCGGCAAGACCCTCGAGGCCTGCGACTTCGGCAAAGGCCCTGGGGTCTTGGAAGGGGTTTACGCCATCTTGCCCAAGTACTTCCCGGACACCAAGCGGGTGGAGGACCTGGAAACCCGGGTCTACACCTGCATGCAACGGGTGCAGGGCTTTAAACCCGAAGAGATTAAGCGGGACGAGGTGAAGGCCATTACCGCCTACATCGCTTCCTTCTCCTCCAAGGCCAAGATTCAGGTGGTTCCCAAGCACCCGGTGGAGCTTGCCATGTACAACCTGGGGCGGGAGCTCTGGTACCAGCGGGCGGGGGCCCGGGACATGAGCTGCGCCGTCTGCCACGACCAGTACGCCGGGCGGCGGGTGCGGCTTTCCCCGGTGCGGAGCCCCAAGGAGGGCCTAGGGAACGAGTGGCCCGCCTACCGCTTTGAGGCGGACAAGCTCTACACCATGGAGGACCGCATCGCCTTCTGCTACGAGTCCATCGCCATTCCCGCCCCCGAGTTCTACTCCGAGCCCTACATTGCCCTTACCCTGTACATGCTGGCCGAGGCTACCAAAGCCGGGCACTCCTTTGAGGAGTTGCCCTTCTTCACCCGCTAG
- the soxX gene encoding sulfur oxidation c-type cytochrome SoxX, which produces MKRIGIAALGLILLGLVLAQAGPFRARLEAALHSGGHEFAQVMLSQDKAQALCSQYRDKLPPDLIPQFLAEQKALIKYPANGKLMGDWKNGEKVFTDPRRGNCYACHAGDPNEVAHGTMGPSLTGYGQRGTAEAVVRYTYEKIYNAWAFVPCSLMYRGGVHGLFTPEETADLVAFLLDPESPINRR; this is translated from the coding sequence ATGAAGCGAATAGGCATTGCGGCGCTAGGGCTTATCCTTCTCGGCCTCGTCCTTGCCCAGGCGGGTCCTTTCCGAGCCCGCCTCGAGGCCGCCCTACACTCGGGAGGGCATGAGTTCGCCCAGGTCATGCTTTCCCAGGACAAGGCCCAGGCCCTTTGCTCCCAGTACCGGGACAAGCTTCCCCCGGACCTCATCCCGCAGTTTTTGGCGGAGCAGAAGGCCCTGATTAAGTACCCGGCCAACGGGAAGCTCATGGGGGATTGGAAAAACGGGGAGAAGGTCTTCACCGATCCCAGGCGGGGCAACTGCTACGCCTGCCACGCCGGGGACCCCAACGAGGTGGCCCACGGCACCATGGGGCCAAGCCTCACGGGCTACGGCCAGCGGGGCACCGCAGAGGCGGTGGTGCGCTACACCTACGAGAAGATCTACAACGCCTGGGCCTTCGTCCCCTGCTCCCTCATGTACCGGGGCGGGGTCCATGGGCTTTTCACCCCGGAGGAAACCGCCGATCTGGTGGCCTTCCTCTTGGACCCCGAGTCCCCCATCAACCGGAGGTGA
- the soxB gene encoding thiosulfohydrolase SoxB produces MNRRDVLFLLSTLAGLGPKALAQVLENPARLYELPPYGEATLLYFSDLHAQAFPHYFMEPPNLIAPKALMGRPGYLTGEAILRYYGVGRGTPLAYLLSHLDFVALARAFGPIGGFSALTALIRDQKARAEAEGAKVLVLDGGDTWTNSGLSLLTQGEALVEWQNLTGVDHMTSHWEWTLGRERVEALLGQFRGEHLAYNVVDELFGDPLFPAYRLHPAGRYTLAVVGAAYPYVKVSHPESLTEGLSFALDEKRLQEAVDAARAEGADAVVLLSHQGMQLDAALAERIRGIDLILSGHTHDLTPLPWRVGKTWIVAGSAAGKALMRLDLKLRKGGLANLRVRVLPVLADHLPKAEDVEAWLREKVAPHREHLFAPLAVTETLLYKRDTLYSTWDQLVGQAVRALYPEVEVVFSPAVRWGTTLLPGQAITRDHLYAYTGFTYPELYLFYLRGAQIQSVLEDIASNVFTPDPFYQQGGDVSRTFGLSYVLDPDAPTGKRVREVSVGGKALEPDRRYLVAAYGGRLQRLGEAKPGHEPRPIYAVLEEYLKGVGRVRVVPEPNVKVLGRNYRIPEVMG; encoded by the coding sequence ATGAACCGTAGGGACGTCCTTTTTCTCCTCTCCACCCTTGCGGGCTTGGGGCCCAAGGCCCTCGCCCAGGTATTGGAAAACCCGGCCCGCCTCTACGAGCTTCCCCCCTATGGGGAGGCCACCCTCCTTTACTTCTCCGACCTCCACGCCCAAGCCTTTCCTCACTACTTCATGGAGCCCCCTAATCTCATCGCCCCCAAGGCCTTGATGGGGCGGCCCGGTTACCTCACGGGGGAGGCCATTCTCCGCTACTACGGGGTGGGGAGGGGAACGCCCCTTGCGTACCTGCTCTCCCACCTGGACTTTGTGGCCCTTGCCCGCGCCTTCGGCCCTATAGGGGGGTTTTCCGCCCTCACCGCCCTCATCCGCGACCAAAAGGCCCGGGCGGAGGCGGAAGGGGCCAAGGTCCTGGTCCTGGACGGGGGGGATACCTGGACCAACTCCGGCCTTTCCCTTCTCACCCAAGGGGAAGCCCTGGTGGAGTGGCAGAACCTCACGGGGGTAGACCACATGACCTCCCACTGGGAGTGGACCTTGGGGCGGGAGCGGGTGGAGGCCCTTTTGGGGCAATTCCGCGGGGAGCACCTGGCCTATAACGTGGTGGACGAACTCTTCGGCGACCCCCTTTTCCCCGCCTACCGGCTCCATCCCGCAGGCCGCTACACCTTGGCCGTGGTGGGGGCGGCCTACCCGTACGTGAAGGTATCCCACCCGGAAAGCTTGACCGAGGGGCTTTCCTTTGCCCTGGACGAGAAGCGCCTGCAGGAGGCGGTGGACGCCGCCCGGGCCGAGGGGGCGGACGCCGTGGTCCTCCTCTCCCACCAAGGCATGCAGCTGGACGCCGCCTTGGCGGAGCGCATCCGGGGCATTGACCTGATCCTTTCCGGCCATACCCACGACCTGACCCCTTTGCCCTGGCGGGTGGGCAAGACCTGGATCGTGGCGGGAAGCGCCGCCGGCAAAGCCCTGATGCGGTTGGACCTAAAGCTGAGGAAAGGCGGCCTCGCCAACCTCCGGGTGCGGGTCCTGCCCGTTTTGGCGGACCACCTGCCCAAGGCGGAGGACGTGGAGGCGTGGCTTAGGGAAAAGGTAGCCCCGCACCGGGAGCACCTCTTTGCGCCCTTAGCCGTTACGGAAACCCTCCTTTACAAGCGGGATACCCTGTACTCCACCTGGGACCAGCTGGTGGGTCAGGCGGTAAGGGCCCTTTATCCGGAGGTGGAGGTGGTCTTTAGCCCGGCGGTGCGCTGGGGCACCACGTTGCTCCCGGGACAGGCCATTACCCGGGACCACCTTTACGCCTACACCGGCTTCACCTATCCCGAGCTTTACCTCTTCTACTTGCGGGGGGCGCAAATCCAGAGCGTTTTGGAGGACATCGCCAGCAACGTCTTTACCCCTGACCCCTTCTACCAGCAAGGGGGGGATGTGAGCCGGACCTTTGGCCTTTCCTACGTCCTGGACCCCGACGCCCCCACGGGCAAGCGGGTGCGGGAGGTGTCCGTGGGGGGTAAGGCTTTGGAGCCGGACCGCCGTTATCTGGTGGCGGCCTATGGGGGTAGGCTCCAGCGGCTTGGGGAGGCCAAGCCGGGCCACGAGCCCAGGCCCATCTATGCCGTACTGGAGGAGTACCTGAAGGGGGTTGGGCGGGTCAGGGTGGTGCCCGAGCCCAACGTGAAGGTGTTGGGCCGTAACTACCGGATACCGGAGGTGATGGGATGA
- the soxA gene encoding sulfur oxidation c-type cytochrome SoxA — MRPKAWWVVGAALLLLLGLAQEVDPREEAKRQKELLLQTAGILPTELVVQQGEELFHRKGPSGKTMAECDFGLGKGVLEGAAARLPRYFLDTGRVEDLDHRILTCMTKVQGFPREAVKRSEVVAVAFYIASKSTGHRINVRLLFPQEKELYALGEKLFYARTGARDVGCATCHVTYVGKRAGVLPYADVLGKDQSWTHWPAYRYSNDQTWTMQDRIRACYGNIAHPQPDLYSLPILALELFLAYHNNGAVVEEWPAFVR; from the coding sequence ATGCGGCCCAAGGCGTGGTGGGTGGTAGGTGCGGCCCTTCTTTTGCTCCTTGGCTTGGCCCAAGAGGTAGACCCCCGGGAGGAGGCCAAAAGGCAAAAGGAGCTCCTCCTCCAGACCGCAGGCATCCTGCCCACGGAGCTCGTGGTCCAGCAGGGTGAGGAGCTTTTCCACCGGAAAGGCCCTAGCGGCAAGACCATGGCCGAATGCGATTTCGGCCTGGGAAAAGGGGTCTTGGAAGGGGCAGCAGCCCGGCTTCCCCGCTATTTCCTGGACACGGGCCGGGTGGAGGACCTGGATCACCGCATCCTCACCTGCATGACCAAGGTGCAGGGATTCCCAAGGGAAGCGGTGAAGCGGTCCGAGGTGGTGGCGGTGGCCTTTTACATCGCCAGCAAGTCCACAGGCCATAGGATTAACGTCCGCCTCCTCTTCCCCCAGGAGAAGGAGCTTTATGCCCTCGGGGAGAAGCTCTTCTACGCCCGCACCGGGGCCAGGGATGTGGGCTGCGCCACCTGCCACGTGACCTACGTGGGCAAGCGGGCTGGCGTCCTGCCCTACGCCGACGTGCTGGGCAAGGATCAGTCTTGGACCCACTGGCCTGCGTACCGCTACTCCAACGACCAGACCTGGACCATGCAGGACCGCATCCGGGCCTGCTACGGCAACATCGCCCACCCCCAGCCGGACCTCTACTCTTTGCCCATCCTCGCCTTGGAGCTCTTCCTGGCCTATCACAACAACGGGGCGGTGGTGGAGGAGTGGCCCGCTTTTGTGCGGTGA
- the soxZ gene encoding thiosulfate oxidation carrier complex protein SoxZ, producing MPIRTIVRLTPAKPKAGEEFRLQAVAQHPNEPGTRRDAQGNLIPANYINLVEVYFEGEKVAEARPGPSTSANPLYGFKFKAEKPGTFTVKLKDTSGDTGEAQVKLELA from the coding sequence ATGCCCATCCGCACCATCGTTCGCCTGACCCCGGCCAAGCCCAAGGCGGGAGAGGAGTTCCGGCTCCAGGCGGTAGCCCAGCATCCCAACGAACCTGGCACCCGCCGGGATGCCCAGGGTAACCTCATCCCCGCCAATTACATCAACCTGGTGGAGGTCTACTTTGAAGGGGAAAAGGTGGCGGAGGCCCGGCCTGGCCCCTCCACCAGCGCCAACCCCCTTTACGGCTTCAAGTTCAAGGCGGAAAAGCCGGGGACCTTCACGGTGAAGCTTAAGGACACCAGCGGCGACACGGGGGAGGCTCAGGTCAAGCTGGAGCTGGCCTAA
- the soxY gene encoding thiosulfate oxidation carrier protein SoxY, with protein sequence MNRRAFLKATGVALSALAVAGLPAMAQGLEGEDLANLEKALQEALGKGFKDLTPSNLVKLTMPAIAESGANVPAEVEVSLPSNQVKAIHLFADKNPTPRLVTFMPMKALPYYATRVRLAETTAVRAVVETADGKLLLASASTRVTVGGCG encoded by the coding sequence GTGAATAGGCGAGCTTTTTTGAAGGCAACCGGTGTGGCCCTTTCCGCCCTCGCCGTGGCGGGGCTACCGGCCATGGCCCAAGGGCTGGAAGGGGAGGACCTGGCCAACCTGGAGAAGGCCTTACAGGAGGCCTTGGGCAAGGGCTTCAAGGACCTCACCCCCTCCAACCTGGTGAAGCTCACCATGCCCGCCATCGCCGAAAGCGGGGCCAACGTGCCCGCCGAGGTGGAGGTGAGCCTGCCCTCCAATCAGGTCAAGGCCATCCACCTCTTCGCCGACAAGAACCCCACGCCCCGGTTGGTGACCTTCATGCCCATGAAGGCCCTTCCCTACTACGCCACCCGGGTCCGCCTGGCGGAGACCACCGCTGTCCGGGCCGTGGTGGAGACCGCCGACGGCAAGTTGCTTCTGGCCTCGGCCAGCACCCGCGTTACCGTGGGGGGCTGCGGTTAA
- a CDS encoding thioredoxin fold domain-containing protein gives MGLALAAPDFGRWYPFREAQVLAQEHTRVLMVYFHSPHCPYCDQMNTFVLSDPGVSRLLEERFVVASVGTETPEGQDLARRFRVPGTPTFVFLVPRKGAWEEVGRFFGSRPRAQFLMELRQMCAKGGVCE, from the coding sequence ATGGGCCTGGCCTTGGCCGCGCCGGATTTTGGCCGCTGGTATCCCTTCCGTGAGGCCCAGGTCCTGGCCCAGGAGCACACCCGGGTCCTCATGGTGTACTTCCATAGCCCCCACTGCCCCTACTGCGACCAGATGAACACCTTTGTCCTCTCCGATCCTGGGGTAAGCCGCCTTTTGGAGGAGCGCTTCGTGGTGGCCTCCGTGGGCACGGAAACCCCGGAGGGGCAGGACCTGGCCCGGCGCTTCCGCGTGCCGGGCACCCCCACCTTTGTCTTCCTCGTCCCCAGGAAGGGGGCGTGGGAAGAGGTGGGCCGGTTTTTTGGCAGCCGGCCCCGGGCGCAGTTCCTCATGGAGTTGCGCCAGATGTGCGCCAAGGGAGGTGTGTGTGAATAG
- the cycA gene encoding cytochrome C-552 codes for MKRTLIALLLLGGLALAQADGAKLYAQCAGCHQANGQGLPGAFPPLAGHVAEILAKQGGREYLIKVLLWGLQGQIEVKGMKYNGAMPGFNGLKDEEIAALLNHIATAWGDDKKVQGFKPFTAAEVKALRDKKLTSQQVLEERKKLGLK; via the coding sequence ATGAAGCGGACCCTTATCGCTCTCCTCCTTCTCGGCGGCCTGGCCTTGGCCCAGGCGGACGGCGCTAAGCTTTACGCCCAGTGCGCAGGTTGCCACCAAGCCAATGGCCAAGGCCTGCCCGGGGCCTTCCCGCCCCTTGCCGGCCACGTGGCGGAGATCCTCGCCAAACAGGGGGGGCGGGAGTACCTGATCAAGGTCCTCCTTTGGGGCCTCCAGGGGCAGATTGAGGTCAAGGGGATGAAGTACAACGGGGCTATGCCCGGCTTCAATGGGCTCAAGGACGAGGAGATCGCCGCCCTTCTCAACCACATCGCCACCGCCTGGGGGGATGACAAGAAGGTCCAGGGCTTCAAGCCCTTCACCGCCGCCGAGGTTAAGGCCTTGCGGGACAAGAAACTCACCTCCCAACAGGTGCTGGAGGAGCGGAAGAAGCTGGGGCTCAAGTAA
- a CDS encoding ABC transporter ATP-binding protein has translation MLALALAKGFPGFRLEVSLEVREGEVLALLGPSGSGKSTLLRLVAGLLTPDRGYVRLGPLDLTPLPPERRGVGFLFQDYALFPHLTVAENIAFPLVEARWPREKREGRVLELLRRMELTPHAGKRPEALSGGEKQRVALARALAARPRLLLLDEALGALDLRLREELLFFLRKTLREEKITTLLVTHDQKEAFLLAHRVALLREGRLVQVGRPEEVYARPKDAWTARFLGHKNLLGPEESARLGLPPKVHLLPPRALSLGGAWRGVVAERLFYGGRVGLWVRLEGLRLYLEAPEGPEEGEAVGLHLDLAQAVALEG, from the coding sequence GTGCTTGCCCTCGCTTTGGCAAAGGGCTTTCCCGGGTTTCGCCTGGAGGTGAGCCTGGAGGTAAGGGAAGGGGAGGTTCTGGCCCTCCTAGGCCCCTCGGGAAGCGGCAAGAGCACCTTGCTCCGCCTGGTGGCCGGGCTCCTCACCCCGGACCGGGGCTACGTGCGCCTAGGCCCCCTGGACCTCACCCCTCTGCCCCCCGAGAGGCGGGGGGTGGGTTTCCTCTTCCAGGACTACGCCCTTTTCCCCCACCTCACCGTGGCGGAGAACATCGCCTTTCCCTTGGTGGAGGCCCGCTGGCCCCGGGAGAAGCGGGAAGGGCGGGTGCTGGAACTCCTTCGCCGCATGGAGCTCACCCCCCATGCCGGGAAGCGCCCCGAGGCCCTTTCCGGTGGGGAAAAGCAGCGGGTGGCCTTAGCCCGAGCCCTGGCGGCAAGGCCCCGGCTTCTCCTCCTGGACGAGGCCTTGGGGGCCTTGGACTTAAGGCTCAGGGAAGAACTCCTTTTCTTCCTGCGGAAAACCCTACGGGAGGAAAAGATCACCACCCTCCTCGTGACCCACGACCAGAAGGAGGCCTTCCTCCTCGCCCACCGGGTCGCCCTTCTACGGGAGGGCCGGCTTGTGCAGGTGGGCCGGCCCGAGGAGGTGTACGCCCGGCCCAAGGATGCCTGGACCGCCCGCTTCCTGGGGCATAAAAACCTCCTTGGCCCCGAGGAAAGCGCCCGCCTGGGCCTACCCCCTAAGGTCCACCTCCTCCCTCCTAGGGCCCTCTCCTTGGGTGGAGCGTGGCGGGGCGTGGTGGCGGAAAGGCTCTTCTACGGGGGGCGGGTGGGGCTATGGGTGCGGCTGGAAGGGCTACGGCTTTACCTCGAGGCCCCCGAAGGCCCGGAAGAGGGCGAGGCGGTGGGGCTCCACCTGGACCTCGCACAGGCGGTAGCCTTGGAGGGATGA
- a CDS encoding thiamine diphosphokinase, translating to MRRFALFLGGPLLVSEALRERLKGFRFLAADSGGRHALALGFTPEVWLGDFDSSPPWLQEALAAPKEVLPREKDLTDGEALLRKALALGAEEVLLLGGIGGRLDHTLAHLALAFALAERGVRVALTDGLTWAYPLLPGEHAFPLGAGTPFSLVPFLEATLALEGARFNLPPTPLAATARTLENEALGEVRVVVLAGRAVLYVY from the coding sequence ATGAGGCGCTTCGCCCTCTTCCTGGGAGGCCCCCTTCTGGTTAGCGAGGCCCTGCGGGAAAGGCTCAAGGGTTTCCGCTTCCTGGCGGCGGACTCGGGGGGAAGGCACGCCCTGGCCTTGGGGTTCACCCCGGAGGTTTGGCTTGGGGACTTTGACTCAAGCCCCCCTTGGCTCCAGGAGGCCCTCGCCGCCCCCAAGGAGGTGTTGCCCCGGGAAAAGGACCTCACGGACGGGGAAGCCCTCCTGCGGAAGGCCCTAGCCCTGGGGGCGGAGGAGGTGCTCCTGCTTGGGGGGATCGGGGGGAGGCTGGACCACACCCTGGCGCACCTGGCCCTGGCCTTCGCCCTGGCGGAAAGGGGGGTGAGGGTGGCCCTCACGGACGGGCTCACCTGGGCCTACCCCCTCCTTCCCGGGGAACACGCCTTCCCCTTGGGGGCGGGTACCCCCTTTAGCCTCGTCCCCTTCCTCGAGGCCACCCTGGCCCTGGAAGGGGCCCGCTTTAACCTTCCCCCAACCCCCTTGGCGGCCACCGCCCGCACCTTGGAGAACGAGGCCCTGGGGGAGGTGCGGGTGGTGGTGCTGGCGGGGCGGGCGGTGCTCTACGTCTATTGA
- a CDS encoding DUF815 domain-containing protein: protein MDHPKTPLDLLSLDLPEGEPWGYALAQALLKAPWAFRALRPTPGLLDLIRLDLEALYLELERLRQEYPLGNLGERPPHPAEEGALRALLARDPLALVEVLRAHGPWPFALYRAFRFDGEVHPLPSPRLPREDELVGYEAQRQALEENARRFLSGRPALHTLLYGARGTGKSTAAKGLLRLEGARMVEVEPRALSRLETLLETLALLPHRFFLFLDDLSLDPDGEAFHHLKALLEGSLEGPPENVLLVATSNRRHLVRRLGENPLPGEAPEAWDALQDTLALSERFGLVLTFPPFDKALYLKAVAHHLGRPLRGQEEEEALRFALQKGFSGRVARQAASLLR, encoded by the coding sequence ATGGACCATCCCAAGACCCCCTTAGACCTCCTGTCCCTGGACCTCCCGGAGGGGGAACCCTGGGGCTACGCCCTGGCCCAGGCTCTCCTCAAGGCCCCTTGGGCCTTCCGCGCCCTAAGGCCCACCCCGGGGCTTTTGGACCTCATCCGACTGGACCTGGAGGCCCTCTACCTGGAACTGGAGCGTCTGCGGCAGGAATACCCTTTGGGAAACCTAGGGGAGCGCCCACCCCACCCGGCGGAGGAGGGGGCGCTTCGGGCCCTTCTCGCCCGCGACCCCCTCGCCCTGGTGGAGGTCCTAAGGGCCCACGGGCCTTGGCCTTTCGCCCTCTACCGCGCCTTCCGCTTTGACGGGGAGGTGCACCCCCTTCCCTCCCCCCGCCTCCCCCGGGAGGATGAGCTCGTGGGCTACGAGGCCCAGCGCCAGGCCCTGGAGGAAAACGCCCGGCGCTTCCTCTCGGGCAGGCCCGCCCTCCACACCCTCCTCTACGGGGCGCGGGGCACGGGGAAAAGCACCGCCGCCAAGGGGCTTTTGCGCTTGGAAGGGGCCCGGATGGTGGAGGTGGAGCCCCGGGCGCTTTCCCGGCTAGAAACCCTTCTGGAAACCCTCGCCCTCCTCCCCCACCGCTTCTTCCTCTTCCTGGACGATCTCTCCCTGGACCCCGACGGCGAGGCCTTCCACCACCTAAAGGCCCTGTTGGAGGGGAGCCTGGAGGGCCCTCCGGAAAACGTCCTCCTCGTCGCCACCTCCAACCGCCGCCACCTGGTAAGGCGCTTAGGGGAAAACCCCTTGCCCGGGGAGGCCCCCGAGGCCTGGGACGCCCTTCAGGACACCCTGGCCCTTTCCGAGCGCTTTGGCCTCGTCCTCACCTTCCCGCCCTTTGACAAGGCCCTTTACCTCAAGGCGGTGGCCCACCACCTGGGCCGGCCCCTCAGGGGGCAGGAAGAGGAGGAGGCCCTCCGCTTCGCCCTGCAAAAGGGGTTTTCCGGCCGGGTGGCCCGGCAGGCGGCAAGCCTCCTCCGCTAG